From a single Gadus morhua chromosome 3, gadMor3.0, whole genome shotgun sequence genomic region:
- the smad1 gene encoding mothers against decapentaplegic homolog 1 isoform X1, with translation MNVTSLFSFTSPAVKRLLGWKQGDEEEKWAEKAVDALVKKLKKKKGAMEELERALSCPGQVSNCVTIPRSLDGRLQVSHRKGLPHVIYCRVWRWPDLQSHHELKALECCEYPFGSKQKDVCINPYHYKRVDSPVLPPVLVPRNSEFNAKHTMLPRFRNPLQQNEPHMPQNATFPESFAPQQQQQQQQQPNPVQPFPHSPGNSYPTSPGSGSSSATFPHSPSSTDPGSPFQMPETPPPAYMPPEEQMTQDCPQPMDTNLLAPILPVESNNRPDVQPVAYEEPKHWCSIVYYELNNRVGEAFQASSTSVLVDGFTDPSNNRNRFCLGLLSNVNRNSTIENTRRHIGKGVHLYYVGGEVYAECLSDSSIFVQSRNCNYHHGFHPTTVCKIPSGCSLKIFNNQEFAELLAQSVNHGFEAVYELTKMCTIRMSFVKGWGAEYHRQDVTSTPCWIEIHLHGPLQWLDKVLTQMGSPHNPISSVS, from the exons atgaacgtcacctcgctgttcTCCTTCACCAGCCCGGCGGTGAAGCGCCTGCTGGGCTGGAAGCAGGGCGACGAGGAGGAGAAGTGGGCGGAGAAGGCGGTGGACGCGCTGGTCAAGAAGctcaagaagaagaagggggccatggaggagctggagcgggCGCTCAGCTGCCCCGGACAGGTCAGCAACTGCGTCACCATCCCGCGCTCGCTGGACGGCCGGCTGCAGGTGTCCCACAGGAAGGGGCTGCCGCACGTCATCTACTGCCGGGTGTGGCGCTGGCCCGACCTGCAGTCCCACCACGAGCTCAAGGCCCTGGAGTGCTGCGAGTACCCCTTCGGCTCCAAGCAGAAGGACGTGTGCATCAACCCCTACCACTACAAGAGGGTGGACAGCCCCG TGCTGCCCCCTGTGTTGGTGCCGAGGAACAGCGAGTTCAACGCCAAGCACACCATGCTGCCGCGCTTCCGCAACCCGCTGCAGCAGAACGAGCCGCACATGCCCCAGAACGCCACCTTCCCCGAGTCCTTcgccccccagcagcagcagcagcagcagcagcagcccaacCCCGTCCAGCCGTTCCCCCACTCGCCCGGGAACAGCTACCCCACCTCGCcgggcagcggcagcagcagcgccaccttcccccactcccccagcAGCACGGACCCCGGCAGCCCCTTCCAGATGCCAG AAACCCCACCCCCAGCCTACATGCCCCCAGAAGAGCAGATGACTCAGGACTGCCCCCAGCCAATGGACACCAACCTACTGGCTCCGATCCTTCCTGTGGAGAGCAACAACAGGCCAG aCGTCCAGCCCGTGGCCTACGAGGAGCCCAAGCACTGGTGCTCCATCGTCTACTACGAGCTCAACAACCGCGTGGGCGAGGCCTTCCAGGCGTCCTCCACCAGCGTGCTGGTGGACGGCTTCACCGACCCCTCCAACAACCGCAACCGCTTCTGCCTCGGCCTTCTGTCCAACGTCAACCGCAACTCCACCATCGAGAACACCCGGCGACACATCGGCAAAG GTGTGCACCTGTACTACGTGGGCGGGGAGGTGTACGCCGAGTGCCTGAGCGACAGCAGCATCTTCGTCCAGAGCAGGAACTGCAACTACCACCACGGCTTCCACCCCACCACCGTGTGCAAGATCCCCAGCGGCTGCAGCCTGAAGATCTTCAACAACCAGGAGTTTGCAGAGCTGCTGGCCCAGTCCGTCAACCACGGCTTCGAGGCTGTCTACGAGCTCACCAAGATGTGCACCATACGCATGAGCTtcgtcaag GGCTGGGGCGCAGAGTACCACCGGCAGGACGTCACAAGCACACCCTGCTGGATAGAGATCCACCTGCACGGGCCCCTGCAGTGGCTGGACAAGGTGCTCACCCAGATGGGCTCGCCCCATAACCCCATCTCCTCCGTCTCTTAG
- the smad1 gene encoding mothers against decapentaplegic homolog 1 isoform X2, whose amino-acid sequence MEELERALSCPGQVSNCVTIPRSLDGRLQVSHRKGLPHVIYCRVWRWPDLQSHHELKALECCEYPFGSKQKDVCINPYHYKRVDSPVLPPVLVPRNSEFNAKHTMLPRFRNPLQQNEPHMPQNATFPESFAPQQQQQQQQQPNPVQPFPHSPGNSYPTSPGSGSSSATFPHSPSSTDPGSPFQMPETPPPAYMPPEEQMTQDCPQPMDTNLLAPILPVESNNRPDVQPVAYEEPKHWCSIVYYELNNRVGEAFQASSTSVLVDGFTDPSNNRNRFCLGLLSNVNRNSTIENTRRHIGKGVHLYYVGGEVYAECLSDSSIFVQSRNCNYHHGFHPTTVCKIPSGCSLKIFNNQEFAELLAQSVNHGFEAVYELTKMCTIRMSFVKGWGAEYHRQDVTSTPCWIEIHLHGPLQWLDKVLTQMGSPHNPISSVS is encoded by the exons atggaggagctggagcgggCGCTCAGCTGCCCCGGACAGGTCAGCAACTGCGTCACCATCCCGCGCTCGCTGGACGGCCGGCTGCAGGTGTCCCACAGGAAGGGGCTGCCGCACGTCATCTACTGCCGGGTGTGGCGCTGGCCCGACCTGCAGTCCCACCACGAGCTCAAGGCCCTGGAGTGCTGCGAGTACCCCTTCGGCTCCAAGCAGAAGGACGTGTGCATCAACCCCTACCACTACAAGAGGGTGGACAGCCCCG TGCTGCCCCCTGTGTTGGTGCCGAGGAACAGCGAGTTCAACGCCAAGCACACCATGCTGCCGCGCTTCCGCAACCCGCTGCAGCAGAACGAGCCGCACATGCCCCAGAACGCCACCTTCCCCGAGTCCTTcgccccccagcagcagcagcagcagcagcagcagcccaacCCCGTCCAGCCGTTCCCCCACTCGCCCGGGAACAGCTACCCCACCTCGCcgggcagcggcagcagcagcgccaccttcccccactcccccagcAGCACGGACCCCGGCAGCCCCTTCCAGATGCCAG AAACCCCACCCCCAGCCTACATGCCCCCAGAAGAGCAGATGACTCAGGACTGCCCCCAGCCAATGGACACCAACCTACTGGCTCCGATCCTTCCTGTGGAGAGCAACAACAGGCCAG aCGTCCAGCCCGTGGCCTACGAGGAGCCCAAGCACTGGTGCTCCATCGTCTACTACGAGCTCAACAACCGCGTGGGCGAGGCCTTCCAGGCGTCCTCCACCAGCGTGCTGGTGGACGGCTTCACCGACCCCTCCAACAACCGCAACCGCTTCTGCCTCGGCCTTCTGTCCAACGTCAACCGCAACTCCACCATCGAGAACACCCGGCGACACATCGGCAAAG GTGTGCACCTGTACTACGTGGGCGGGGAGGTGTACGCCGAGTGCCTGAGCGACAGCAGCATCTTCGTCCAGAGCAGGAACTGCAACTACCACCACGGCTTCCACCCCACCACCGTGTGCAAGATCCCCAGCGGCTGCAGCCTGAAGATCTTCAACAACCAGGAGTTTGCAGAGCTGCTGGCCCAGTCCGTCAACCACGGCTTCGAGGCTGTCTACGAGCTCACCAAGATGTGCACCATACGCATGAGCTtcgtcaag GGCTGGGGCGCAGAGTACCACCGGCAGGACGTCACAAGCACACCCTGCTGGATAGAGATCCACCTGCACGGGCCCCTGCAGTGGCTGGACAAGGTGCTCACCCAGATGGGCTCGCCCCATAACCCCATCTCCTCCGTCTCTTAG